A section of the Macaca thibetana thibetana isolate TM-01 chromosome 10, ASM2454274v1, whole genome shotgun sequence genome encodes:
- the LOC126929044 gene encoding basic proline-rich protein-like, giving the protein PPPPPPPPPPPPPPPPPPPPPPPPPPPPPPPPPPPPPPPPPPPPPPPPPPPPPPPPPPPPPPPPPPPPPPPPPPPPPPPPPPPPPPPPPPPPPPPPPPPPPPPPPPPPPPPPPPPPPPPPPPPPPPPPPPPPPPPPPPPPPPPPPPPPPPPPPPPPPPPPPPPPPPPPPPPPPPPPPPPPPPPPPPPPPPPPPPPPPPPPPPPPPPPPPPPPPPPPPPPPPPPPPPPPPPPPPPPPPPPPPPPPPPPPPPPPPPPPPPPPPPPPPPPPPPPPPPPPPPPPPPPPPPPPPPPPPPPPPPPPPPPPPPPPPPPPPPPPPPPPPPPPPPPPPPPPPPPPPPPPPPPPPPPPPPPPPPPPPPPPPPPPPPPPPPPPPPPPPPPPPPPPPPPPPPPPPPPPPPPPPPPPPPPPPPPPPPPPPPPPPPPPPPPPPPPPPPPPPPPPPPPPPPPPPPPPPPPPPPPPPPPPPPPPPPPPPPPPPPPPPPPPPPPPPPPPPPPPPPPPP; this is encoded by the coding sequence ccccccccccccccccccccccccccccccccccccccccccccccccccccccccccccccccccccccccccccccccccccccccccccccccccccccccccccccccccccccccccccccccccccccccccccccccccccccccccccccccccccccccccccccccccccccccccccccccccccccccccccccccccccccccccccccccccccccccccccccccccccccccccccccccccccccccccccccccccccccccccccccccccccccccccccccccccccccccccccccccccccccccccccccccccccccccccccccccccccccccccccccccccccccccccccccccccccccccccccccccccccccccccccccccccccccccccccccccccccccccccccccccccccccccccccccccccccccccccccccccccccccccccccccccccccccccccccccccccccccccccccccccccccccccccccccccccccccccccccccccccccccccccccccccccccccccccccccccccccccccccccccccccccccccccccccccccccccccccccccccccccccccccccccccccccccccccccccccccccccccccccccccccccccccccccccccccccccccccccccccccccccccccccccccccccccccccccccccccccccccccccccccccccccccccccccccccccccccccccccccccccccccccccccccccccccccccccccccccccccccccccccccccccccccccccccccccccccccccccccccccccccccccccccccccccccccccccccccccccccccccccccccccccccccccccccccccccccccccccccccccccccccccccccccccccccccccccccccccccccccccccccccccccccccccccccccccccccccccccccccccccccccccccccccccccccccccccccccccccccccccccccccccccccccccccccccccccccccccccccccccccccccccccccccccccccccccccccccccccccccccccccccccccccccccccccccccccccccccccccccccccccccccccccccccccccccccccccccccccccccccccccccccccccccccccccccccccccccccccccccccccccccccccccccccccccccccccccccccccccccccccccccccccccccccccccccccccccccccccccccccccccccccccccccccccccccccccccccccccccccccccccccccccccccccccccccccccccccccccccccccccccccccccccccccccccccccccccccccccccccccccccccccccccccccccccc